The Meiothermus ruber DSM 1279 genome includes the window AAGACCCGCCTCGGCTTCTTCCAGCGATATGGTTCTTGTAACCGCTCGGGGTGCAGGGTGAAGCGGAATCCCTGGGGGAAATGCTGGGAGAAGCGCTCAGTTATGCGCTCGGCATAGCAGTGCTTGCACCCTGGACTGACCTTATTGCATCCGGTGGTAGGGTTCCAGGTGGCATCGGTCCACTCTATTGCGGTGCCGACGTTAGCCATTACGGCGTAACCTTAACACGGATAAACCGATATGTCTATGGGCATTAACACACTCAGCTACTCCTCCCACCCAGCACCCGCCGATAACTCTCCCCCACCTGCTCCAGCGAACTCTCGGCGTAGATCTGGGTGGTCTTGAGGTCCCGGTGCCCCAGAAACTTCTGAAGCTGCTCCAGGGGCATCCCCCGGTCGAGAAGGATCTGCGCCACCGAGTGCCTGAGCAGGTGCGGGTAGACCCGCCGCTCGAGGCCCGCCTCCTTGGCGGCGGCCTGGATGAGCTTCTGGACGGCCCGGGGGGAGTAGCGCTGGTGGCGGTTGGACTCGAAGAGGTAGCCCCGGGTGCGCCCCGCCAGATGAACCCGCAGCTCCTGGGCCAGGGCGGGCAGGATCGGCACGTACCGCACCGAGTCCTTCTTGGCCTTGTGGACGTAGAGGTGGGGGGCCTCCCCGTCGAGGTGGAGGTCCTGGGCCCGCAGAAAGACGAACTCGCTGACCCGGCACCCGGTGTAGAAGAGCGTCTTCAACATCAGGCCGTAGACCGGCTTCCGGGGGTTCAGGCGATACGCCGCTTCCAGCAGGCGGCTCACCGCTTCGGGGGAGAGCCGCTCCACCACCCGGCGGCGAGCCGGGGGCGGGGCGAGCTCCAGCATCCGGCGCACCCGCTCGACCACATACTTGCTCTGGTCGTAGTCCAGGTGGGCCTTGCGCCAGAGCCGGGCGGTCTCCCGGATCACCGCGTCCAGTTCAGAGTTCGCTTTCGTTTTCTTACCGCGCACTTCAGCCAGCTTGAGGGGGGTTGCGCTCTCCATGACCCCCTCAGTCTAGCCGGAAAAGTTCGCTGTATGGGTATTGAGCGAATAAAGAGCGTGCGGCTGCTGGGTTGAAAATCACCGGGGCGACGACCGCCCCGGGCTAGACTGGCGATGGTATCGATGTCCAGGTTAGACTGGCGATGGTATCGATATTCTCTACACGGGAGGTTATCCATGCAAACCGTACAATCTTCACCTTCACAGCGAACAATCTTCTGGCTTTTCGGCGTGGTGTTGACCCTGCTCCTGGCGGCCTGCGGCGGGGGGACCTCCGGCGGCAGCAGCGGCGGCGGCGGTGGAGGAGGTGGGGGTGGCGGCGGCGGCGGAACCACCCCCTCCTTCACCCTCGCTCTGAACCCCACCAGCCTCACCGTGCAGCAGGGGTCTAGCGGCAGCACCACCCTCACCGTGACCCCGCAGAACGGCTTCACCGGGGCGGTGAACCTTGCCCTGGTGGACGGCAGCGGCAACCCCGTTTCGGGGATCAACCTCTCGCCCGCCAGCGTGACCGTGAGCGGCACCAGCCCGGTGACCCAGAACCTCACCCTGACGGTGGGTTCGAGCGTGGCTACCGGGCCCTACGCCCTGCAGGTCAAGGGCACCTCGGGGAGCCTGACCCAGCAAGTCGGTCTGAGCCTGACGGTGAGCGCTCCAGGTGGGGGCGGCGGTTCGCCTTCGCAGGTCACCGTAAAGGTTTCAGACCCAAGCGGAAGCGGATATACGGGATACTATCAGGACTCAAACCAGAATAACTGGCAGCCGCTAAACTTTACGAATAACCAGGCGACTTTCAACGTCAGCGGTTCGCGGTACGGGGTGGCCGTGGTATGCGGTAGTAGCGGAAGTGCCGGGTCAACACAATTCGTTTTGGCTACCGTCAGCGAGTCCAACCTCGCTACCGTGAGTTGTTATGCCTATGGCGCCCCATCGACGGGACCGACAATTACGGTCACCGTGGACGCCTCACAGATCGCCTCGGTGGTTGCTCCGGGTGATGAAGTCTTTGTGAACGACAGTTACCCTTCTTCCACCCTCAACAGCGCACTAAAGTCTACCGTTTCCTACCAGAAAAGCGCTTCTGGAGCAGTGGATCTGGTGGTGCGAATCCGCCAGGCCAACGGTGGGCCCACAAAAGCGGTCAAGGTGGTACGCAACGTGACCAGCAGCAACCCCACCATCACCTTCGTGCCCTCGGATCTCACCAACGCGCAAAGCGTCGCCCTCACGAACCCGCCCCCTGCTTCTTTCTCACAGTATGTCGGCTACGGGTACATTACAGCCAGCAACACGGGCATAGCGGATCTGAGGGTAAGCAACAACAGTTACCTGCCGGTAGCGGGCTTCCAGTCAGGCGATCGATACATCAGCTTCACAGAAGCAGTACAGGGAGATTACTTCACTGACGGGGATGGCCAACGAGCCATCACCTTCAAGGGTTACTCTACTCCGCCGACCTCGGTGGCCTTCGCAACCCCTTGGTCGACCGGGGCGCTTTCTAGCAATGCAGCCGGCCTGCCCCAGATCTCTGGTCTGAGCTACCCGGGGGCGATTGCCTATGGAGCGAGCTACTCTACCCCTTCAGGACGATTTTTGAGCGTTTTGGTTTCCTCTGGCTACCTGGCAGGGGCTACCAGCTTTGATCTGGCCAGCCTTTCACCCCTCTTGAACAGTGTGGGTTATACAGCTCCATCTAACGGCACAAATGCCGTTGTCGAAGTCTACGCCTTGGTGTCCCCTATGGGACTACGGCGGAGCCTGGAGTTTATCAGTGTTTTTGGTACTCCCGCCTCCTTTTCACTTTTTACGAGCGATCTTGATATTCAATCGGTAAACGTCAACAAGAAGTACGTTGTCGGCGGGGGAGCAGTCTCCTTCCCTTAGGCGAATGATCGAAAGGACATGGGCAACCGTTACAGAGAGACCTACCACGGTAGCCTCTTCGAGGCGGTGGGAGATAACGGCACCATCCGCACCTCCCCCTGAATCGGAGATACCCTTATCCCGCCCCGTCCGCGATGGGGCGGGGTACTCTTACCCGAGGCCCGGCGGGGGTGGGTGCGGCGGATCTAAGAAACTGTTGTAAAAGTCCCCTCCTCCAGCTTATGCGGCCCTGGCCAGCCGCTTCACCAGCAAGCGTATCATGCCTAAATACATCCAGGCTTCCGTTACCTCAGGGTGGTACTCGTAATCTTTCCCCAGCCGTCGGTTTCGCCCCATCCAGGCAAAGGTCCGCTCCACCACCCACCGCTTGGGCAGGGGCTTGAACCCACCCTCCCGCGGGATCTCCGGCACCTCCTCCCCCTCCCGCACCCAGACCCCCCGCACCCCCGCGTAAGGACGGGCCACCACCTCCAGCTCCAGTCCCAGCCCCCTAGCCACCTCCCGCAAACCCCGGTAGCCCCAGTCCACAAAGAGCTTGCGCACCCGGGGCCACAAGGAGAGGTCCATCCCCAAAAGCAACGCCTGCCCACCCCACTTGTCGTGCTCATTGGCCGGGTGGACCAAGGCCTTCAAGAGACGGCCCCCCGTGTCCGTCAGGATCTGCCGCTTCCTCCCTTTGACCTTCTTCGCCCCGTCGTGTCCCCGGGGCCCCCCTTTTCACTCGTCTTCACCGACTGGCTGTCCATGACCAGGGCACTCGGGGAGGCATACCGTCCTCCCCGCTCCCGGTCACGACGGGCCAGAACCTGAGCTACCTTCTCCCAAACCCCTTCCTTCTGCCACTTGCGGAAGTAGTGGTAGACCGTGGACCAGTGGGGCAAGTCGTGAGGCATGGCCCGCCACTTGATGCCGTTTTCCAGGACGTAAAGTATGGCGCTGACGATCTCCCTTCTGGGCACCTTTGCGGGTCGGCCACCGGGCTTGGGGGCAGGGATCAAGGGCTCCAGGATGGCCCACTCCGCGTCCGACAGGTCGCTGGGGTAAGATCTCCGTGTAGAAGCCACCCTTCAAGCATAGCGGACTTTTACGACAGTCTCTAACAACTCAACCCCTCATCCACGACTGCTGAGAACGAAGCTACAGGTCTGTTGGGAATGTTGGGAATTTCCTTTTGGAAAAACAAAAACTCCCAACACCAGAAATGCCGTGTAGGACTTGTTATTTATGGCCTTGTTGGGAATGTTGGGACTGTTGGGAGTTTTGGAGAGGTACCCCTATAGAAATTCCTCGGAAGAGAAGGTCATACTATATTCCTGTGTGCAGTAACATATTGCTATGCGCTGGCAAGTGGCTTTGCTCTCCCTCATCGCGGCTCTGGCATTGCCGGTGGTTGGACTGGTCACGGGCCGGGTAGTGGGAGATTTCTTCCTCCGTGGAGACCTGATCGGCGCGGTCGGGGCGGCCTTCGGCGTGCTGGTGTACGCCCTGGCGCTGGCCTCCTCCTACTCGCACCTGCGCCACTACTACCGGGGCTATGAGGCCCAGGGGGTGCGGGCCTCGTGGGCGCTGGCCCTCGCGGTCGAGGTTGCGACCTTTTATATGAGCTTTGCGTATGTGGTCATTCACTCCCCGTGGGCCTTCTGGGGCAGCCTGATCGGGGCCTTCGTGGTGTTCTGGGGCAACTTCTCCAGCATGTATGAGGCCCGGGTCCAAACGGCCACACTGCGCGCTTCGTCAAGCGTGGCGTCTTTTCCCGGCGATAGCCGGGTGGTTGACAAAGCCCCTGCAGCGAGCGAGGAGCCTGTAGTCCAGGCACAACCCTTTCGCGCTGCGGTGGATCCGGTGCAGGAGCGTTCGCAGTACGAAGCCATCCTCGAGACGCTCCTCTCAGCGGAGGCTGTGGAAACCAAGATCAGCCAGGTGAGACAGTCGGTGCGGGCAGTCCAAACGGCCACGGTTCCACAGAAAGCCAGGAGCGAACCCCTGTCGGAGATTCCGACCCGCACGGAAGAACGTCAACAGGAACCCACCCTGCTCCTCTCCGAGGGGGATAAGGAAGTACTCCGTCTGGCGGCGGAGGGGCCAATCGGCCCCTCGGGGATCAGCCGGGCGCTGGGGATCGCCAAGAGTTCCGCCGGAGACCGACTTAAGAAGCTGGAGCGCATGGGGCTTCTGGTGAAGCGCGGCTCGAGCTACGTTCCCACGAGTCACGCCCAAGCATCCATTGAGGGAGGACAGGCGCTGTACCAGGGGGCGCAGGCGCCCCACTGAGCGGCGGGAAAGGAGAATGCTCGGGGGGCTGCTTCTCGTCAGGGACGGCTTGGTGAGGTTGTCGAGGCGCGAGCGCGCAATTCGGCGCTGATCGAGCCAGGGTTTCAGGGTCGAGCCGGCCGAGCGAGGCAGCCCCGCGGGAAAGCCATAGGGCGTGAACCAGGGGGACGAGGGGAGCAGCTGCCCCCTGACCGGCCCGCGCCGCCGCGGGCGGCGGCTCCCTATCGCTGCTCCCAGAGCTCCGGCGGCAGCTCACGCACGAAGGGGCTCGGCCAGCGGGGGTCGTAGGCGACCACCAGGGCTTGCATGGCCCGCGAGCAGGCGACGTAGAACAGCCGGCGGTCACGGGCCTCGTAGGCCTCCACCTCCTCCGCGGGCACCGCGGCCTGGCGGGGGAGCGTGCCCTGGTTGACGTCGAGCACCACGACCACCGGGAACTCCAGGCCCTTGGCCGAGTGCAGCGTCAGCGCCTTGACCGCTGGTTGATCCAACTCGAGATCCTCTCCCTTTGACCAGGCGGCGGGTACATCCAACCGGTTGAGTATGTCAACCACCTCACGCGCGCGGGCTTCGCTCGGGCAAAGGATACTTACCCCACTCAGAGGCACTCGCAGCTGTCTGCACAGGCGGTAGATCAGATCGCGGAGCGTGCCGGCCTCCTTGTCGTGGGCAATCCCCACCAGCAGCGGCCTGGGTCCATCACGGTGGGCTGGTTCGGGCAGATCCTCCGACTCCAGTGAGGGATGGCGGGCCAGCGCTGCCAGCGCTGCATGAATAGGCCGTGTCGAGCGGTAATTGCGCCGCAGCAGAAGGCTCCGGCCCCTCATGTCGAGCGCTTGATCTACCGCCTTAAAGGAAAACCCCTGCTGGTAGAGGCTCTGGTTAGCGTCGGCGGTGAGATAGAAGCCCTTCGGGTGCTTGACGAGGCGCAGTAGGAAGCGCAGGGCGACGGGCGGGAGATCCTGTGCCTCGTCAACTATTACCGCATCGTAGTTCGGTTGTGCACTGGCTCGTGCTGCCGACCGGGCCCGGTTCCAACTCAGCAGCCGGCGCTGATCGAGCAACCTGCGCCAGCGGTCGTAGGCTACCCACACCTTTTCTCGCTCCTCGGGGTATAACGGGAGCTGCCGCCCATGACGTGCGAAGCTCAGGTACTCCCTGTGATCGAGATCCCAGGCCTGAATTACGTCATGGAACTCATCGCGCAGATAGCGCGGGCCCAAACCCTGCAGGAACGGATCCCGTAGCTCGCCCAGCACGACCCGCACGGCGTCGAGCAACTCTGAGTCGCCAGCAATTTTCCAGGAGGCGGCCTTCAGGTTCTGCCGCACTAGCCTATCCACCCAGCTAACCTCGACCTCAGCGTCCAGGCCCCGCTCTTCGATCAGGCGTGAGAGCAGCTGCTCGGCGTAGTGGGCGAGGGTGGTGGTGTAGGTGGCGAACAGGATCCGCGAGCCGGGCCGGTGCTGGGCGTAGGCCAGGGCCCGGTACAGGGCCACAACGGTCTTTCCGGTGCCGGGACCGCCGCGCACCAGGGTTGGACCCTCCAGCCGCCACTCCGAGGCGTGAATTTGCTCGGGATCAAGGCGGAGCAGTAGGTCGCTGAGGCGGCCGCTGAGGTAGTCCTCCAGTTCCTGCCGCGAGTGCACCACGTACTGCGCCTCGGACTGCGTTTGATCCAGGCCAGGCTGATATAGCATGCTGATCACGTGCACAACCCACTCGGCAGGCACCACGCTATCGAGTGCAAGCAAGTCGTCGTCGCTAGTGCAGCTCAAGAACTGAGGGAAGTAAAGTCGTGGTACGCCCCAGCCCTCGAGCTGCTCGGGGCGTAGCGGGAAGACCTGCTCCTTCGGCGGGCCTCCTGCGGCGAGCTTTTCGTCCTCCTCGTCCCAATCATCGGGGTGTGGCGTAGTGAGCTCGCTGGGCGTGTTCAGCGTGCGGGGGTTAAAGGGCAGACTGTAGGTGTCCTCGCTACGCCGGCGAACCGCGTGGATCTCCACGTACTCATCCAGGCGGCAGAAGACCCGCCAGTTACCCACTTTCAATCGATGAAAACCAGGGTACTTATGTAGTGGACTCAGGTTGAGCCGCCCCGAGCGTGGATCCCTTGCCAGTAGGTCGATGTCGCTCAACAGGGCATCTCGCTCACGAGCGGGAACCGCTTGCAACTCCCTCAGAGCGGTGATAGTGAAGATCGTGTGCCGCTGCATCAGCCCTCGACCCCCTGGGGATTTTTAAATAGACGTGCGAGCCCACGAACAGAGCTGAACCAGGCCAGCAGCGAGCGTATGTATCGTTCGAGTCGATCAAGCCGTGTTGCATTGTTTTGCTGAGTATTCGAGATGGTTTCGCCCATCTGCTCCAGGGTCTGAGCCAGTTCCTGCACCTGCCGCTCGAGCTCCTGCTGCCTCCGCGACTGTACGCCGAACTCCTCTTGCAGCAAGGCGTGGGTCTGCTGCAGCGTGTGCAACTCCTGACCCAGCGCTTCGCGGGCCGATCGCTCGGTATCGAGGGCGAGGCCGAGGGCCTGCCGTTCCCTCACCTCCTGCTCCAGGCTCTGGGAAACGGCACTTATCTGCGAGTTCATGTGTCCCAACAACGCCCGAAGCTGGTCAAGCTGGCTGCTCAACTCCTGGCGCAGGGCTGTCTGGGCCCCGAATACCTCACTCTGAAGCGCCTCCAGCCCCCCGCGCAGATTCTGGTCAAGGTCTCGCAGCGGTTCCTGTACTCGAGCCTCAACTGCCGCTACTTCCTCGCGGAGGGCTTCAAGCCACTCTTCCTGGGTGGCGGACCACTGCTGTTTGAGTGACTCAACTCGCTCACGCAGTTCCCAGAGCAGGCGCTGATCGCGCAACCCCTCCAGATCCTTGAGTGTCTCGCTCAGGTGCTGGCCCAGGCGCTCTATCTGGACTTTGCCTTCCTCCTTGAGGCGCTTCAGCAACCCATTCACCTCGCTGTGGAATCCGGCACGAGCCTGCTCGAACTCCATCCTCAAGCGGGATACGTGCTCCTCAGAAGCCTGCAGAGCTGCCTCCAGCCGGGGCAGAGAGTCCCCAGCACGCCCGAACAAGGCGATGGCATGAGCCACCTGTTCGTGGGCGGCGTCCAGTCGTTGTTGCTGCTGTGTGATCCATTCGTCGGTCAGGTAGTCAGCCATTCATTCCTCCTATACCTCTATCTCTATGTGGGGGCGTGACGTGCTCAACAGCAGTGGTGAAAGCCTTAAGCACTTCTGCAGGCAGCAACTTGCTCAGGCGCTCGGCAACCTTCACCAGTCCCTCAAGCGCCCAGGCACGTTCAACGTGCGCTGCACGAGCAGGGTCAAGCTGCCGGAGGGTCTCAAGCAGGGTGAGGCGGGGGTGGTTGCGTCCCAGAACCCCCTGGGGATCCCCTGCTAGGTCGTCAGCGAGGCTCGGCACCCACTCTCCCAGGGCTAGCACGAAGGCCAGCTGGTTCGTCAAGCCCATCCGTGCGCGCAGCATCACGTCCAGAGCACGCTCGGTCAGCACCTTGGCGGTGGCCCTCTCGCCCTCGAGGCCCGCGCACAGGGCAGCCAGAAACAGCACCGCCAGGTCGTTGGGTCGTTGCTCGAGCAGATACTCCGCCCGGCCGCGCACAGCGCCCACGAATCCCGCCTCGACCACTTCGCGGGCGTATGTCCTCAGCGCCGTGAGGTTGTAGCCTGTAAGCACGTTCTCAAGACCCTCGGCCAGGATCCGCTCGCGCGCTGCCTCCTCGGGAACCAGAGCTCGCTCACGCCCGAATTTCATGTCCGGTACGCAGGTGTCACAGAAACCGCAGCTATAGTCCTGTGGCAGGCGTAGCTCGAAGGCCCGCCGAAGATATACGCGCCGACAACTGCCCGCCGGCAGGGCTGCATAGTGGTAGAGGTTGCGCAGCCCTGCTAGCCGCATGGCCCGGATCGTGGTATAGAGCGCCTCGATGAGGATCTTCCCGGCTCGCTGCACGAACTCGGCCTGGTTTCCCTCGGAGCGGGCCAGTTCTTCGACTTCGATCAGCACCGCGTCCGGGGTGCCCGTGGCTTCGCCGTAGCCGCGCACGTAGTCAGCCAGAGCGGCGACGCCGCGAGCCCAGGTCCAGTCCTGATTGAGCGTCGCTCGGTAGGCGTGGCTCCTCTGGCGGGTATAGGTGTGAAGCACCTCCAACACTCGCAGGCGGGAGAGGGCCTTCTCCACCGGTTTGCTGTCACCAGCCCCGGCCGACTCCACCAGCAGCCTCCCGGTCAGCGCCCTGTTGTAGGCCTCGGTAAGTTGGGTTAGTTCATCCCGGGCACCGGGGAAATTCTGGTTGATGAAATAAGCCTGCTGGCCCACGTCGCAAAGCTCCTTCAAGCCGAAGGGACACCGTAACGTTGGGAAACCCCGCCTGTCGCGTTCCAGACAGGGGAGCGGTAGGGGGTCGTCCGCTCCCAGTCCGAAGATAGCCCGGTCGCCCAGGTGCTGCTCGGCGCAGGTGGGATCCGGAGGAACTGTGACCAGCGCAACGTGGGCGTGCGCGCGGTCACGTCCAGCCCGGCCAGCCTCCTGGTAGTAGCCCTCCAGGCTGCCTGACATCACGTAGTGCACCACCAGGCGTATGTTCGGCTTGTCGATACCCATCCCGAAGCCTTTGGTCGAGACCAGCACCGGCAGGCGGTTGTCGAGGAATTGGGCCTGAACCTCTAGCAGATGCTCGTCCCAATCGCTGGGGCTGGTGAAGTCGTCCCTTTTCCCAACGAACCCGCAGTCCGCCTCAGCGCAGCGATAACGGCCGTAGTCGCTGTAGTAACGGGTAGAGCCACAGCGCGGGCAGTGGCCCGGGGCAGAGTTGGAGTGGATGCCTACCGCTCCCTCTGGCAGCACCCTGTTGCGCCGGAGGTGCTCTGCCACCGCCGCTGCGTTGCTGGCGAAAAAGGCACGGCTGTGAGCGTTGGCAAAGGGGGCGAAAACCACTGCGCCGTGGCGGTGGCGGCCGCGGGAGTCGCGCTCGAGCAACCCCTCGCTCCCTGCCCCCAACACGGTAGGCGCGACCCGGGTCAGCACCTCGTCCAGTGCTTGCAGTCGTCCAGCGAAGCCCTGGCGGCCATCGACGACGTGGACGCTGTAGCTAAGCTCGGGCCGGTCGCTACTGCGGCTCTGCACCACACTGTCTGGACTGATGCCCAGCAGACGCAGGATATCTGCACGCACCACCGGTGAGGCAGTGGCGGTGAGGGCCAGCATCGGTACACGCTCGGTCACTCCTTGCTGCTCTATGTACTGACGTAGACCCTTGAGATGGAGGTAAGAGGTGCGGAAATCGTGCCCCCACTCTGACACACAGTGGGCCTCGTCAACGGCTATTAGAGAGAAGCGGTGGCCCCGGATGAGCTCCCCCAGCTCCCGCCGGAAGTTGGCCAGGTCGAGGCGCTCAGGAGCGATGTAGAAAAGACGGTAGCGGCCATTGCGAAGGTGCTCCAACGTGGCCTCTGCGGTCCCGGCAGCGTGCTTGCGTCCACTCATGAAGCCCACCCCGGTGATCCCGTCGCGGTAGAGGTGGTCGACCTGGTCGAGAATGAGTGAGACCAGCGGGGAGACCACCAGGGCGGTGCCCGGCTGGATCAGGGCAGCT containing:
- a CDS encoding tyrosine-type recombinase/integrase, which encodes MESATPLKLAEVRGKKTKANSELDAVIRETARLWRKAHLDYDQSKYVVERVRRMLELAPPPARRRVVERLSPEAVSRLLEAAYRLNPRKPVYGLMLKTLFYTGCRVSEFVFLRAQDLHLDGEAPHLYVHKAKKDSVRYVPILPALAQELRVHLAGRTRGYLFESNRHQRYSPRAVQKLIQAAAKEAGLERRVYPHLLRHSVAQILLDRGMPLEQLQKFLGHRDLKTTQIYAESSLEQVGESYRRVLGGRSS
- a CDS encoding IS5 family transposase (programmed frameshift) encodes the protein MASTRRSYPSDLSDAEWAILEPLIPAPKPGGRPAKVPRREIVSAILYVLENGIKWRAMPHDLPHWSTVYHYFRKWQKEGVWEKVAQVLARRDRERGGRYASPSALVMDSQSVKTSEKGGPRGHDGAKKVKGRKRQILTDTGGRLLKALVHPANEHDKWGGQALLLGMDLSLWPRVRKLFVDWGYRGLREVARGLGLELEVVARPYAGVRGVWVREGEEVPEIPREGGFKPLPKRWVVERTFAWMGRNRRLGKDYEYHPEVTEAWMYLGMIRLLVKRLARAA
- a CDS encoding winged helix-turn-helix domain-containing protein, with the translated sequence MRWQVALLSLIAALALPVVGLVTGRVVGDFFLRGDLIGAVGAAFGVLVYALALASSYSHLRHYYRGYEAQGVRASWALALAVEVATFYMSFAYVVIHSPWAFWGSLIGAFVVFWGNFSSMYEARVQTATLRASSSVASFPGDSRVVDKAPAASEEPVVQAQPFRAAVDPVQERSQYEAILETLLSAEAVETKISQVRQSVRAVQTATVPQKARSEPLSEIPTRTEERQQEPTLLLSEGDKEVLRLAAEGPIGPSGISRALGIAKSSAGDRLKKLERMGLLVKRGSSYVPTSHAQASIEGGQALYQGAQAPH
- a CDS encoding 3'-5' exonuclease, whose translation is MQRHTIFTITALRELQAVPARERDALLSDIDLLARDPRSGRLNLSPLHKYPGFHRLKVGNWRVFCRLDEYVEIHAVRRRSEDTYSLPFNPRTLNTPSELTTPHPDDWDEEDEKLAAGGPPKEQVFPLRPEQLEGWGVPRLYFPQFLSCTSDDDLLALDSVVPAEWVVHVISMLYQPGLDQTQSEAQYVVHSRQELEDYLSGRLSDLLLRLDPEQIHASEWRLEGPTLVRGGPGTGKTVVALYRALAYAQHRPGSRILFATYTTTLAHYAEQLLSRLIEERGLDAEVEVSWVDRLVRQNLKAASWKIAGDSELLDAVRVVLGELRDPFLQGLGPRYLRDEFHDVIQAWDLDHREYLSFARHGRQLPLYPEEREKVWVAYDRWRRLLDQRRLLSWNRARSAARASAQPNYDAVIVDEAQDLPPVALRFLLRLVKHPKGFYLTADANQSLYQQGFSFKAVDQALDMRGRSLLLRRNYRSTRPIHAALAALARHPSLESEDLPEPAHRDGPRPLLVGIAHDKEAGTLRDLIYRLCRQLRVPLSGVSILCPSEARAREVVDILNRLDVPAAWSKGEDLELDQPAVKALTLHSAKGLEFPVVVVLDVNQGTLPRQAAVPAEEVEAYEARDRRLFYVACSRAMQALVVAYDPRWPSPFVRELPPELWEQR
- a CDS encoding DEAD/DEAH box helicase, with the protein product MRSGDPAWGRWLVLGPAALRLWSAAWLARLGTGESGELRVRIRGDQPLPVLALLDSLELLEVVRRLYGLKQRLPRVRLEADGLGEASQRALRAYLGDPEGQLRRLLLAEVEFGSVSEVDVLIDDPQDPLLLADWQPDEVLEAARGLIQDPAGIDPGYHIVDPAPEVLDHLFSRFFRHHRLRPEQAEAVRRVLAGESLLVLLPTGYGKSAIYQLAALIQPGTALVVSPLVSLILDQVDHLYRDGITGVGFMSGRKHAAGTAEATLEHLRNGRYRLFYIAPERLDLANFRRELGELIRGHRFSLIAVDEAHCVSEWGHDFRTSYLHLKGLRQYIEQQGVTERVPMLALTATASPVVRADILRLLGISPDSVVQSRSSDRPELSYSVHVVDGRQGFAGRLQALDEVLTRVAPTVLGAGSEGLLERDSRGRHRHGAVVFAPFANAHSRAFFASNAAAVAEHLRRNRVLPEGAVGIHSNSAPGHCPRCGSTRYYSDYGRYRCAEADCGFVGKRDDFTSPSDWDEHLLEVQAQFLDNRLPVLVSTKGFGMGIDKPNIRLVVHYVMSGSLEGYYQEAGRAGRDRAHAHVALVTVPPDPTCAEQHLGDRAIFGLGADDPLPLPCLERDRRGFPTLRCPFGLKELCDVGQQAYFINQNFPGARDELTQLTEAYNRALTGRLLVESAGAGDSKPVEKALSRLRVLEVLHTYTRQRSHAYRATLNQDWTWARGVAALADYVRGYGEATGTPDAVLIEVEELARSEGNQAEFVQRAGKILIEALYTTIRAMRLAGLRNLYHYAALPAGSCRRVYLRRAFELRLPQDYSCGFCDTCVPDMKFGRERALVPEEAARERILAEGLENVLTGYNLTALRTYAREVVEAGFVGAVRGRAEYLLEQRPNDLAVLFLAALCAGLEGERATAKVLTERALDVMLRARMGLTNQLAFVLALGEWVPSLADDLAGDPQGVLGRNHPRLTLLETLRQLDPARAAHVERAWALEGLVKVAERLSKLLPAEVLKAFTTAVEHVTPPHRDRGIGGMNG